In the Chryseobacterium sp. MYb264 genome, one interval contains:
- a CDS encoding IS5 family transposase: MLGKIREDLQQNLFKTRLTELINMEHPVVKLAGEISWDKMESEFEKLFSENGRPSIAIRKIAGMLLLKEMFKESDESVIERWIENAYWQYFTGETFFQTEQPFDPSNFVHFRKRIGDKGLEFLLGQSVSLHPKAKTEDEVQVDTTVQEKNITFPTDAKLAKKVIDNCRKIAEKESVVQRQSYRRVSKQLLRDAFFGHHPRRQKKAKMARKKLRTIGKRVLRELERKLPKDVLKGYEDVFKIYLKALTQERTTKDKIYSLHEPQVACIAKGKSGKAYEFGTKVAVVRGRKTGIISSVKRFSGNPHDSKTLEESLAQSERVRKSVGGTRPTKATTDRGFKGIKEVEGTAILLPAKKEKTKYGQQVARLRFRARAAIEPCISHLKRNHSLGLNFLKGVAGDINNALLAGIGYNLKMRLNQIKQQILLWLELVLRIFLGKYNFQSQKTAF; this comes from the coding sequence ATGTTAGGCAAAATAAGAGAGGATTTACAGCAGAATTTATTCAAGACCAGGCTTACGGAGCTTATTAATATGGAGCATCCGGTGGTAAAATTAGCTGGGGAGATTTCCTGGGATAAAATGGAGTCAGAGTTTGAGAAATTATTTTCAGAAAACGGAAGACCTTCTATTGCTATCCGTAAAATAGCAGGAATGCTTTTGCTCAAGGAAATGTTTAAAGAAAGTGATGAAAGTGTAATAGAGAGATGGATTGAGAATGCGTATTGGCAATATTTTACCGGAGAAACCTTTTTCCAGACAGAGCAGCCTTTCGATCCGAGCAATTTTGTACACTTCAGAAAAAGAATTGGAGATAAGGGTTTGGAATTTCTTTTGGGACAAAGCGTTTCTCTCCATCCCAAAGCCAAAACAGAAGATGAAGTTCAGGTAGATACGACGGTTCAGGAGAAGAACATTACCTTTCCTACCGATGCCAAATTAGCAAAAAAAGTAATCGACAATTGTAGAAAAATAGCAGAAAAAGAGAGCGTTGTACAAAGACAAAGCTACAGAAGAGTGAGCAAACAATTATTGCGGGACGCTTTTTTTGGACATCATCCCAGAAGACAGAAGAAGGCAAAAATGGCGAGGAAAAAGCTCAGGACGATTGGTAAAAGAGTTCTTCGGGAATTGGAAAGAAAACTTCCTAAAGATGTTTTGAAAGGCTACGAAGACGTTTTTAAAATTTACCTTAAAGCACTCACCCAAGAACGTACCACGAAAGATAAAATTTACAGTCTTCACGAGCCACAAGTTGCGTGTATTGCGAAAGGAAAATCGGGAAAAGCATACGAGTTTGGGACAAAAGTAGCAGTAGTAAGAGGTCGGAAAACAGGGATCATCAGCTCGGTAAAGAGATTTTCTGGCAATCCTCACGATAGTAAAACTCTTGAAGAATCATTGGCACAGAGTGAGAGGGTAAGAAAATCCGTTGGCGGAACAAGACCTACGAAAGCCACTACAGACAGAGGATTTAAAGGAATCAAAGAAGTGGAAGGAACAGCAATTTTGCTTCCCGCAAAAAAAGAAAAAACAAAATATGGGCAACAAGTAGCCAGATTAAGATTCCGGGCAAGAGCAGCCATAGAACCTTGTATCTCTCATTTAAAAAGAAACCACTCCTTAGGATTAAACTTCCTGAAAGGAGTGGCTGGAGATATTAATAATGCATTATTAGCAGGGATTGGATACAATTTGAAGATGAGATTGAATCAAATCAAACAACAAATTCTTCTTTGGCTCGAACTTGTTCTCCGAATCTTTTTAGGCAAATATAATTTTCAAAGTCAAAAAACAGCTTTTTAA
- a CDS encoding glycosyl transferase family 1, whose amino-acid sequence MEQRKILIITYYWPPAGGPGVQRWLKFAKYLPEFGWKPIIFTPENPSYPLLDESLMKDVPKDLEIVKTKIWEPYQLAEKLNKSNKKFKAGQFDVGKNQNWKSKLSIWVRGNFFIPDARVFWVKPSTQFLEKYLQENKIDVVVTSGPPHSLHLIGLHLKKKLPNLKWIADFRDPWTEISYYKHLKLTKSSDKKHRQLESDVFKTADITLATSYTDAENFRKNGANAICITNGFDETDANTKTLKTSTPQTLKPKFTLSYIGVLEQLRNPENLWKALNDLVKTNTDFADNFSLKFVGRIDDKILREIESSSVKNNIVNLGYLSHDKAIDEMANSSLLLITNFPNESSKGIIPGKIFEYLATGKQIISFGPDQADVSKILDETNSGKHFSYTDSENIKEFILEKFDLWKSGNLSENTENIDQFSRRNLTKKLVEVLG is encoded by the coding sequence ATGGAACAAAGAAAAATCTTAATCATCACCTATTACTGGCCTCCTGCGGGAGGTCCTGGTGTTCAAAGGTGGTTGAAGTTTGCAAAATATTTACCTGAGTTCGGCTGGAAACCGATCATTTTTACCCCAGAAAATCCGAGCTATCCTTTGTTGGATGAAAGCCTGATGAAAGATGTTCCTAAAGATCTTGAAATAGTAAAAACCAAGATTTGGGAACCTTATCAACTGGCTGAAAAACTTAATAAAAGTAATAAAAAGTTTAAAGCGGGACAGTTTGATGTTGGGAAAAATCAAAATTGGAAATCTAAACTTTCGATTTGGGTAAGAGGCAACTTTTTTATTCCCGATGCGCGAGTTTTTTGGGTAAAACCTTCCACTCAGTTTTTAGAAAAATATTTGCAGGAAAATAAAATTGATGTTGTGGTTACTTCAGGGCCGCCGCATTCTTTGCATCTGATTGGTTTACATTTAAAAAAGAAACTTCCGAATTTAAAATGGATTGCCGATTTCCGTGATCCATGGACAGAAATTTCTTATTATAAACATTTAAAACTCACTAAAAGTTCAGATAAAAAACATCGTCAGCTTGAAAGTGATGTTTTCAAAACTGCAGATATTACTTTAGCGACAAGCTATACCGATGCAGAAAATTTCCGTAAAAACGGAGCAAATGCCATTTGCATCACCAACGGTTTTGACGAAACAGACGCAAACACAAAAACTCTAAAAACCTCAACCCCTCAAACCCTCAAACCCAAGTTCACTCTAAGTTATATCGGAGTTCTAGAGCAATTGAGAAATCCTGAAAATCTTTGGAAAGCACTAAATGATTTAGTAAAAACAAACACTGATTTTGCCGATAATTTCAGTTTAAAATTTGTTGGAAGAATTGATGATAAAATTTTACGAGAAATTGAGAGTTCAAGTGTAAAAAACAATATTGTCAATTTAGGATATTTATCTCATGACAAAGCCATTGACGAAATGGCAAACTCTTCACTTTTACTGATCACCAATTTCCCTAATGAATCTTCCAAAGGAATTATTCCCGGAAAAATATTTGAATATCTGGCAACGGGGAAACAAATTATCTCCTTCGGTCCGGATCAGGCGGATGTTTCTAAAATTTTAGATGAAACGAATTCCGGAAAGCATTTTTCTTATACAGATTCTGAAAACATAAAAGAGTTTATTTTAGAAAAATTTGATCTGTGGAAGAGTGGTAATCTTTCGGAAAACACAGAGAATATTGATCAGTTTTCAAGGAGGAATTTAACTAAAAAGTTGGTTGAAGTTTTAGGTTAA
- a CDS encoding YpdA family putative bacillithiol disulfide reductase yields the protein MEILDILIIGGGPIGLNCALEAKKNNLTYLIIEKGTIVNSLYHYPLYMRFFSTAEKLEIDDIPFISTAPKPGRQEALEYYQGIARQRNININLYEKVEKVAKENDIFEVTTSKGKYYAKHVIISTGFYDIPNMMNIPGEHLSKVKHYYTEPYPYAQQKIVVVGSSNSSVDAALETYRKGADVTMIVRHSEISNNVKYWVKPDIENRISEGSIKAHFNSEIIEIKEESVIFKNENGEIQEIENDFVLAMTGYLPDFNFLTNSGIDLQGDCLNPVYHPETMETNIQNLYLAGVVCGGKDTHLWFIENSRIHARMIIGNILSK from the coding sequence ATGGAAATTCTGGATATTCTTATTATCGGCGGAGGGCCTATCGGGCTGAATTGTGCACTGGAAGCAAAAAAAAATAATCTGACCTACTTAATCATAGAAAAAGGAACTATTGTCAATTCTTTGTATCATTATCCTTTGTATATGAGGTTTTTCTCAACAGCCGAAAAACTGGAAATTGATGATATTCCATTTATTTCGACAGCTCCGAAACCCGGCAGGCAGGAAGCTTTAGAATATTATCAGGGCATTGCAAGACAGCGAAATATCAATATCAATCTTTACGAAAAGGTAGAAAAAGTTGCGAAAGAAAATGATATTTTCGAGGTGACAACTTCTAAAGGAAAATATTACGCTAAACATGTGATTATCTCTACAGGATTCTACGACATTCCAAATATGATGAATATTCCCGGAGAGCATTTATCTAAAGTAAAGCATTATTATACGGAACCCTACCCTTATGCGCAGCAGAAAATTGTAGTGGTGGGATCCAGTAACTCTTCCGTGGATGCAGCCTTGGAAACCTATAGAAAAGGAGCGGATGTAACGATGATCGTACGTCATTCCGAGATTTCCAACAATGTGAAATATTGGGTAAAACCTGATATTGAAAATCGTATTTCTGAAGGAAGCATCAAAGCTCATTTTAATTCAGAAATCATTGAAATTAAAGAAGAGTCTGTTATTTTTAAAAATGAAAATGGAGAAATCCAAGAAATTGAGAATGATTTTGTCTTAGCCATGACAGGTTATTTACCCGATTTTAATTTCCTAACGAACTCCGGAATTGACCTGCAGGGAGATTGCCTAAATCCGGTTTATCATCCGGAAACCATGGAAACCAATATTCAGAATTTGTACTTAGCGGGTGTAGTTTGTGGTGGAAAAGATACTCATTTGTGGTTTATAGAAAACTCGAGAATTCATGCGAGGATGATTATCGGAAATATTCTTTCGAAATGA
- a CDS encoding GxxExxY protein: protein MITQKYITDLTYKINGACIEVHKILGTGLSEIVYHKALEKEFKLRNFEYKSEFVIPVIYKDEYLHCDFKCDFLIENLIVLEIKSVSYLLEIHKSQILNYMNVLKVPKGILVNFNVKNIYHFGQETFINKYFDQYD from the coding sequence ATGATTACTCAAAAATATATTACAGATCTTACCTATAAAATAAATGGTGCTTGCATTGAAGTCCATAAAATTTTAGGTACTGGTTTATCTGAAATAGTATATCATAAAGCTTTAGAAAAAGAATTTAAATTAAGAAATTTTGAATATAAATCTGAATTTGTAATACCAGTTATTTATAAAGATGAATATTTACATTGTGATTTTAAATGTGATTTCTTAATTGAAAATTTAATTGTTCTCGAAATAAAATCAGTCTCTTATCTTTTAGAAATTCACAAATCTCAAATCCTTAATTATATGAATGTACTAAAAGTTCCTAAAGGTATTTTAGTGAATTTTAATGTAAAAAACATTTATCATTTTGGGCAGGAAACTTTTATAAATAAATATTTTGATCAATATGATTAA